The Anaerotignum propionicum DSM 1682 sequence GGTATATTCCAATGTTTGATTGGCGGTAAAGCCTAATTTACGATTGGCTTCTCGCTGCAAGGTGGTAAGGTCGTACAGTTTTGGCGGTTTTTCTGCCTTTTCCTTATTTTCAATGCTTGTAACTACTAAATGCTGATTTTTGCACCTTTTAAGAAGTTCCTCCGCCTGTGCCTTTCCCTCCGTTTTTTCAGAGGTAAAGACCACTGCACCGTTATAAAGGACAATAGTATAAAAGGGTGCGGGACGAAAGGCTTTGATGCCTGCATTACGTTCCACAATCATAGAAAGCGTGGGAGACATCACTCTGCCTACATTTAACTGCTGATTGTAGAGCAGTGAAAACAACCTTGTAGCATTGATGCCTACAATCCAATCGGCTTTTTGTCTGCAAGCAGCACTTTCATAAAGCAGATCAAAACTAGTTCCGTTTTTTAGATTTTCAAAGCCTTTTTGTATGGCACTATCCTCCATAGAAGAGATCCAAAGCCTTTTCATCGCCTTTTGACACTTGGCAAATTGATACACCAGGCGAAAGATAAGCTCGCCCTCACGCCCGGCATCACAGGCATTGATTACTGCATCTACTTTAGGGTCATTTAACAGCATGCAAAGGATTTTAAGCTGTTTTTCCTTGCCCTTTGATACCTCGTATTCAAAGCTCTGTGGAATAATAGGCAAATCCTTTAAATCCCACATTTTATAACTTTCATTATATTGATCGGTGCCGGCAAGACCTACCAAATGCCCAACGCACCACGATACGAAATATCCATTGCCCTCAAGGTATCCATCTTTTTTATCGGTAGCACCCAGCACCTTTGCAATACTCTGTGCCACCGAGGGCTTTTCTGCAATGACTAGTCTCAATTTTTATTCCTCCCTGTAATCTGTGTTTTCATCATCTGCTAAATAGCTATCATCCTGGTCAAGCTCGTATTCTTCCTCATCATCGGAATATTCATCGTCGCTGAGTTCATTCAAATTTGTAGAGCCTTTATGAGTATTTTTGCCCTTAACGAACTTCAGATAATAAAAAGCACCTCCGCCGCACATAGCCAATACAAGCACTAACAGCGGCAAGGTGTTACTTTTGGTTTCATCTGTTTTATCATCTGTGGGCTCTTCTGTTGGCTCTGCGGAAGTAGGAACGGGTTCTTGGATTGTTGGCTTCTCCTCAATCTTGGCAGTTTTACCCTCCATCAATGACATTAAATCGGCCTCATCAATCATATTAAGTAGGTATACATTATCACTATCTCCTGCACGGTCAATGACTAGGTAAAAATAGTTGCCATTTTTTGAAACTGCGGTGATAAACTGCTTGTCTGTTTCGGAAGTGGTGGTAATATCATCAACAAGGGTCAAATTCCCCTCTGGCGTAAGGGGTGTGGTTTCCTCCTTTGGTGTCACAGCCACAGGCGGGGTTTCGTCGTATTCAAAACCGCCACCTGCAAAGGCTACGGTTGACATTGCGCAAAATAGTAAGCTCATCACCAGCATTGTAGTAAACATTTTAAATCTTTTCATTTTGTTGTTCCTCCGTATTGTTTATTTTAAGTGGTACACTTGAACCTTTTTCCTCCTCAAAAATCTGCAATATTGTAGGCAAATCGTTATGATTTACCTTGTGTTTTCTAAGAACATCAATCATCATCAGATTTTCAAGGTCTGTCTTTTCCTTTTGTAAGAATTTTAGTTTGTTTTGGTATTCAGTGATTTTTTCTTCTGTTCTCTGAATATCCTTTTTGATTTTAGTTAACTTGTTTTGCAATGAAAATTCCTCCTTTTGGACGCAAAAAAGACGAGATTTCTCCCGTCTTTCTTGATTTCGCATAATTTAATTATTTAGATTTAATTCGATTTTTGCTATTTTGGTTCTTTACAATGATGGGCTCATAATAGACAGTGCCTTAATTTATTTTTCGGCTATATAAATAATAAGTAAGAGTATAGATTAACGGCAATATAACGAGAAAAGATACTATATTGGCTATGGTAAAGTTCACGCTATTAGACACCTCACCAAATTCAATTAAATATCTGCAAATCATTCCTATCAACAAACTAATAAATGAAACACTATATGCTTTTATAGCCTCGCCCTTACCAAGTAAAGCAACAAGCATTAATGGTGTTATATACACTGCATTTGCTAAGTGTAAAATTATATTTGAATAGCCTGTATATTGGGGGAATATTGGAAAAGCTGCACAACCAACGAATATTGCAATATAAGTTATAATGATTGTCCAAAATAGTTTCCTGTTTTTATTCACAACCTTACTTAAATTGTTTATCTGTTCCATCTTACCACCCCCCTATTATATAAATTTCTCTCAAAAAGCTTTATTTCAAAGACTGCTTAATTATCAAAATAATCTTACATATAAGTATACCTCCTTTGAAACAAAAAATCCACTCTATGGTTGTATTCTTCCATAAGCATAGAAATGGTCTTGCCAGTATCCGCTATTTACATTCGCGTAACCAATGGGATTTCCGCAATGGATCATCATTCCATCACCTACATAAATCCCAACATGAGAAACTGCTCCTGCACTGTCATAAGTACCCTCAAAGAAGATTATATCTCCCGGCTTTGCTTCGCTTTTGGGAATTGGTGTTGTTTGATTATATATCCCTGTTGCCGTGGTGCGAGGGATGTTGCCCACACCCGATTGATTGATTACCCAGCATACAAAACCACTGCAATCAAAAGAGGTGGAAGGACTGCTACCTCCCCAAACATATGGGTAACCTATGTATTTTTCAGCTTCCTTGAGCATTTTACCAAACTCCTCATCAGTGAGGTTATGGGCAGGCACTTGATATCCTAAATCTTGATTGCTATCGGTTTCGCTGTATTTGTCCCC is a genomic window containing:
- a CDS encoding DUF4366 domain-containing protein gives rise to the protein MKRFKMFTTMLVMSLLFCAMSTVAFAGGGFEYDETPPVAVTPKEETTPLTPEGNLTLVDDITTTSETDKQFITAVSKNGNYFYLVIDRAGDSDNVYLLNMIDEADLMSLMEGKTAKIEEKPTIQEPVPTSAEPTEEPTDDKTDETKSNTLPLLVLVLAMCGGGAFYYLKFVKGKNTHKGSTNLNELSDDEYSDDEEEYELDQDDSYLADDENTDYREE
- a CDS encoding DUF4315 family protein, with protein sequence MQNKLTKIKKDIQRTEEKITEYQNKLKFLQKEKTDLENLMMIDVLRKHKVNHNDLPTILQIFEEEKGSSVPLKINNTEEQQNEKI